Within Schumannella luteola, the genomic segment CCGCCAGGCGCCGCCGACCCGCAGGTCGACCTCGATCGGCTCAGACGGCCGCGGTTGCTGATCATTGAAGAACCAGTCGAGGTGGGCCGGGTCGGTCCAGGCGCGGAAGACGCGCTCGCGCGGCACCGGGAAGCGCCAGGTGAGCGTGAAGCCACGGCGCTCGGCGGTGGATGCGGGGGTCTGGTCGGACATGTCACTGCTCCTTCGCGGTGGTTGAGGTGGATGCCCGCAGCTGAGCGTCGAGTCGCGCGAGGCGGGACCCGAAGAAGCGCCGGTACGGCTCCATCCACGCGTCGGCGTCGGCGAGCGCGGCCGGCTCGAGGCGGCAGGGGCGCCAGCGGGCGTCGCGTCCGCGGCTGATGAGGCCGGCGCGCTCGAGCACCTTCAGGTGCCGCGAGATCGCGGGCAGGCTGATGTCGTGCGGGGCGGCGAGCTCGGTCACGGTCGCCTCGCCCTCGACGAGGCGCGCGAGCATCGCGCGCCGGGTCGGATCGGCGAGAGCGGCGAAGGTGCCGCTGAGTGCATCGTCGGTCATCGCGTCCTCATTTAACGAATGTGTTAAGTATGCTCGCGATGTGGACCGTGTCAAGGGCGCGCGGACCGGTCCACTCCCCCGCGATCGGCCCGCCGCGCGCAACGCGAGCGCAACCGATGCCGCCCTAGGCTCGGACGGTGAGCGCAGCGACAGGTTCCGGCGACGGACCCGTCGCAACCGGCGGGGCATCGATGCCGAACAGCTGGCTCCGCGTCGCGCCCATCGTCGTCGGGCTGGCGCTGTGATCGACGCGCGGCACCCCGGCGGCTGGCTCCGCGTCGCGCCCATCGTCATCGGGCTGGCGCTGTGATCGACGCGCGGCACCCCGGCGGCTGGCTCCGAGTCGCGCCCATCGTCATCGCTCTCGCCTGGGGCGGCAACCACTTCGTGCCGCTCATGCAACTCTACGAGCGCGTCTACGGCTACTCGACCGTCGAGGTCGACCTCTTCCTCGC encodes:
- a CDS encoding ArsR/SmtB family transcription factor; its protein translation is MTDDALSGTFAALADPTRRAMLARLVEGEATVTELAAPHDISLPAISRHLKVLERAGLISRGRDARWRPCRLEPAALADADAWMEPYRRFFGSRLARLDAQLRASTSTTAKEQ